One Vibrio taketomensis DNA window includes the following coding sequences:
- the orn gene encoding oligoribonuclease yields the protein MSFSDQNLIWVDLEMTGLDPETHKIIEIATIVTDSELNILAEGPVLAVHQPEEELAKMDDWCTNTHTNSGLVERVRNSQVDEQEAIRQTVEFLEKWVPKGKSPICGNSIGQDRRFLYKHMPELEEYFHYRYLDVSTLKELTRRWQPEILDGFSKQGSHLALDDIRESIAELKYYRQTIFKI from the coding sequence ATGTCCTTTAGCGATCAAAACTTAATCTGGGTTGATCTTGAGATGACTGGGCTGGATCCAGAGACTCATAAGATCATCGAAATCGCCACCATTGTCACTGATAGTGAACTCAATATTTTGGCTGAGGGCCCAGTACTGGCCGTGCATCAACCAGAGGAAGAACTGGCAAAGATGGATGATTGGTGCACCAACACACACACCAACAGTGGCCTAGTTGAACGAGTTCGTAACAGTCAAGTTGACGAGCAAGAAGCGATTCGTCAGACGGTTGAGTTTTTAGAAAAGTGGGTACCAAAAGGTAAGTCGCCAATTTGTGGTAACAGTATTGGTCAGGATCGTCGCTTTCTCTATAAGCACATGCCGGAATTGGAGGAGTATTTCCACTACCGCTATTTAGATGTGAGCACGCTAAAAGAACTGACTCGCCGCTGGCAGCCAGAGATCCTAGATGGTTTTTCTAAGCAAGGTAGCCATTTGGCGCTGGACGACATTCGCGAATCTATCGCTGAACTCAAATACTACCGTCAGACAATTTTTAAGATCTAA
- a CDS encoding DHH family phosphoesterase: MHYDVFNGDADGIIALLQLRLAEPKSAQLVTGVKRDIQLLDNIKVGVGDSLTVLDISMSRNQQGLRQALESGAQVFYADHHQSGDIPTFPTLEAHINLDANTCTALIVDQLLQGRFHYWAIVAAYGDNLLTRADELAHLAGLSLQQAQQLKELGTLVNYNGYGESLDDLHYHPAKLFQQLLTYDDPFAVIAAQDSPYHSLKAAYQQDMSSAQSLQPTYQDANLNVYKLPNSAASRRISGVYGNWLANQTPHQAHLVLTENSQNGYTVSLRAPLDNKQGAGELCSQFFSGGGREAAGGINHLEVEMLPSLIHKVSDYYQR; this comes from the coding sequence ATGCACTACGACGTTTTTAATGGTGATGCTGATGGCATTATCGCGCTTCTTCAACTGCGCTTAGCAGAGCCTAAATCGGCTCAGCTGGTTACAGGCGTTAAACGTGACATTCAACTGCTCGATAACATCAAGGTTGGCGTCGGTGATTCGTTAACAGTTCTCGATATTTCGATGAGCCGTAATCAGCAAGGCTTACGCCAAGCTTTGGAGTCTGGCGCTCAAGTATTTTATGCCGATCACCATCAAAGTGGTGATATTCCTACCTTCCCAACTCTTGAAGCACATATCAATCTTGATGCCAACACATGTACGGCTCTGATTGTCGACCAACTTCTTCAAGGTCGTTTCCATTATTGGGCGATAGTGGCGGCTTATGGCGATAATTTGCTTACACGCGCCGATGAGCTCGCACATTTGGCTGGCCTATCGCTTCAGCAAGCCCAACAGCTAAAAGAGTTGGGGACTCTAGTTAACTATAACGGCTATGGTGAGAGCCTTGATGATCTCCATTACCATCCTGCAAAGTTGTTTCAGCAGCTTTTGACTTACGATGATCCTTTCGCTGTTATTGCTGCGCAAGATTCACCGTACCATAGTCTAAAAGCGGCTTATCAGCAGGATATGAGCAGTGCTCAATCACTACAGCCTACCTATCAAGATGCGAACTTAAATGTCTATAAGCTGCCCAATAGCGCTGCCTCACGACGTATTAGCGGGGTTTATGGTAATTGGTTAGCCAACCAAACGCCGCATCAAGCGCATTTAGTCTTAACTGAAAACAGTCAGAATGGATATACGGTTTCGCTGCGTGCACCTTTAGATAACAAGCAAGGAGCGGGTGAACTATGCAGTCAGTTTTTTTCCGGGGGAGGGAGAGAGGCCGCTGGTGGCATCAACCATTTGGAGGTTGAGATGCTACCGTCGCTTATTCATAAAGTGAGTGATTACTACCAACGTTAA
- a CDS encoding DMT family transporter: MGYEWLALAAAFLWALSSVISVTPAKHLGSFAYSRWRMGCASIILASMALITGGWSTVTLPSISAMVISGLIGIFIGDTALFSCLNRMGPRQAGLLFSCHAVFSAVLGYFLFSEHMTTLELLGASLVFAGVVLAIFFGRKGQQNNQLETINGSTWVGIGLGLLAALCQALGGIIAKPTMLTDIDPVAASAMRMMSAFIAHSLLLLTGARIAKATHTINRNVFLLTAFNAFLAMAVGMTLILYALQEGNVGMVALLSSTTPIMLLPILWIYTKRCPNRYAWFGASLAVIGSAILVQ, from the coding sequence ATGGGCTATGAATGGTTAGCTCTTGCTGCCGCTTTTCTATGGGCGCTCTCTAGCGTTATCTCTGTGACGCCTGCGAAACATCTTGGCAGCTTTGCTTATAGCCGTTGGCGTATGGGCTGTGCCAGCATTATCCTCGCATCAATGGCACTGATCACCGGAGGTTGGTCAACGGTTACCTTACCTTCAATAAGTGCAATGGTGATCTCTGGACTTATTGGTATCTTCATCGGTGATACTGCACTTTTCTCTTGCCTCAATCGCATGGGGCCGCGCCAAGCCGGATTGCTGTTCTCATGTCATGCCGTTTTTTCTGCTGTTCTGGGCTATTTTCTGTTTAGCGAGCATATGACAACACTGGAATTGCTTGGAGCTAGCCTGGTCTTTGCCGGGGTGGTGTTAGCGATTTTCTTTGGCCGCAAAGGACAGCAAAATAATCAGTTAGAAACCATCAATGGTAGTACTTGGGTCGGTATTGGTCTTGGATTACTGGCCGCTCTTTGCCAAGCGCTCGGAGGGATTATCGCGAAACCAACGATGCTCACCGATATTGATCCTGTCGCGGCATCTGCAATGCGTATGATGTCTGCCTTTATCGCGCATAGTTTGTTATTGCTCACTGGTGCACGTATTGCCAAAGCCACTCATACCATTAATCGCAACGTGTTTCTGTTGACCGCTTTTAATGCCTTTTTAGCGATGGCTGTCGGCATGACATTAATCTTATATGCTCTACAAGAAGGGAATGTGGGGATGGTGGCTTTGCTTTCCTCTACCACACCAATCATGCTGCTACCTATACTGTGGATTTACACCAAACGATGCCCCAATCGTTATGCGTGGTTTGGTGCGAGTTTAGCGGTAATTGGCTCCGCTATCTTGGTGCAATAA
- the gpmM gene encoding 2,3-bisphosphoglycerate-independent phosphoglycerate mutase: MSAKKPLALVILDGYGHREDTANNAIANAATPNLDKLFAEHPNTLISASGMDVGLPDGQMGNSEVGHTNIGAGRIVYQDLTRITKSISDGEFVQTPALVEAIDAAVKADKAVHIMGLMSPGGVHSHEDHIYAAVEMAAARGAEKIYLHCFLDGRDTPPRSAEGSLKRFQDLFAKLGKGRVASLVGRYYAMDRDNNWDRVQVAYDLLTQAKAEFTFDTAVEGLEAAYARDENDEFVKATAIKTADQEDAIMQDGDAVIFMNYRADRARQITRTFVPGFDGFERAVFPALNFVMLTQYAADIPLAIAFPPASLDNTYGEWLSKQGQTQLRISETEKYAHVTFFFNGGVENEFDGEERQLVASPKVATYDLQPEMSSGELTDKLVAAIKSGKYDTIICNYPNPDMVGHTGVYEAAKQAIEAIDDCIGRVVEAINEVDGQMLITADHGNAEMMVDPETGGIHTAHTNLPVPLVYVGSKSLEFVEGGKLSDLAPTMLSLAGLEIPAEMSGHVIVK, encoded by the coding sequence ATGTCTGCTAAGAAGCCTTTGGCTCTAGTTATCCTTGACGGTTACGGTCACCGTGAAGATACAGCAAATAACGCTATTGCAAATGCTGCGACTCCAAACTTGGATAAGCTATTTGCCGAACATCCAAACACGCTAATCTCTGCCTCTGGTATGGATGTAGGTCTACCTGACGGTCAAATGGGTAACTCAGAAGTTGGTCACACTAACATTGGTGCTGGTCGTATCGTTTACCAAGACCTTACTCGAATCACTAAATCAATTTCTGACGGTGAGTTTGTTCAAACTCCAGCTCTAGTTGAAGCAATCGATGCTGCTGTAAAAGCAGACAAAGCGGTACACATCATGGGTCTAATGTCTCCAGGTGGCGTACACTCACACGAAGATCACATCTACGCAGCCGTTGAAATGGCAGCCGCTCGTGGCGCAGAGAAAATTTACCTACACTGCTTCCTAGACGGCCGTGACACACCGCCACGCAGCGCTGAAGGCTCTCTAAAACGCTTCCAAGACCTGTTCGCTAAACTAGGCAAAGGTCGTGTTGCATCACTAGTGGGTCGTTACTACGCTATGGACCGTGACAACAACTGGGATCGCGTTCAAGTTGCTTACGATCTGCTGACTCAAGCAAAAGCAGAATTTACATTCGACACTGCTGTTGAAGGTCTAGAAGCGGCTTACGCTCGTGATGAAAACGATGAGTTCGTAAAAGCAACTGCGATCAAAACTGCGGACCAAGAAGATGCGATCATGCAAGATGGCGATGCCGTTATCTTCATGAACTACCGTGCTGACCGTGCGCGTCAAATCACACGTACTTTTGTACCTGGTTTCGACGGTTTCGAGCGCGCTGTATTCCCTGCGCTTAACTTTGTAATGCTGACTCAATACGCTGCAGATATTCCTCTAGCAATCGCATTCCCACCAGCATCACTAGACAACACTTACGGTGAGTGGTTATCTAAGCAAGGTCAAACTCAGCTACGTATTTCAGAAACTGAAAAATACGCACACGTAACTTTCTTCTTCAACGGTGGCGTTGAAAATGAGTTTGATGGCGAAGAGCGTCAACTTGTAGCGTCTCCTAAAGTCGCAACATACGACCTACAACCAGAAATGAGCTCAGGCGAACTGACTGACAAGCTAGTGGCGGCGATCAAATCTGGTAAATACGACACTATCATCTGTAACTACCCTAACCCAGACATGGTTGGTCACACCGGTGTATACGAAGCAGCGAAACAAGCTATCGAAGCTATCGATGACTGCATCGGTCGCGTAGTAGAAGCAATCAACGAAGTTGATGGCCAAATGCTAATCACAGCTGACCACGGTAACGCTGAAATGATGGTTGACCCAGAAACTGGCGGCATCCACACTGCACACACTAATCTACCAGTACCACTTGTGTACGTAGGCAGCAAATCACTTGAGTTTGTTGAAGGTGGTAAACTGTCTGACCTAGCACCAACTATGCTATCGCTAGCGGGTCTAGAAATCCCAGCAGAGATGTCTGGTCACGTTATCGTTAAATAA
- the asd gene encoding archaetidylserine decarboxylase (Phosphatidylserine decarboxylase is synthesized as a single chain precursor. Generation of the pyruvoyl active site from a Ser is coupled to cleavage of a Gly-Ser bond between the larger (beta) and smaller (alpha chains). It is an integral membrane protein.) translates to MDKIKVRLQYWIPQHALTRLVGKLASAKAGGLTTAIIRWFIKQYNVNMDEALQSDPSYFKTFNEFFVRELKEGARPMVEGESVITHPADARVSQFGPIENGKLIQAKGHDYTALELLGGDEKLAEEFADGEFATLYLSPSDYHRVHMPCDGTLRQMIYVPGDLFSVNPLTAENVPNLFARNERVVCIFDTEFGPMAQVLVGATIVGSIEQIWAGTVTPPRGNTVYRWDYPAEGDKSVMLKKGEEMGRFKLGSTVINLFAKDSIHFDDSMKLGEKTVLGTAYAHRK, encoded by the coding sequence ATGGATAAGATTAAAGTTAGACTGCAATATTGGATTCCACAGCATGCCCTGACGCGTTTAGTCGGCAAGCTTGCATCCGCAAAAGCTGGCGGTCTAACCACAGCGATCATTCGTTGGTTCATCAAACAATACAACGTCAACATGGATGAGGCTTTACAGTCAGATCCAAGCTACTTTAAGACGTTCAATGAATTCTTCGTCCGCGAATTGAAAGAAGGCGCTCGCCCAATGGTTGAAGGCGAGAGCGTAATCACTCACCCTGCTGACGCTCGCGTAAGTCAATTTGGTCCAATTGAAAATGGCAAGCTAATCCAAGCGAAAGGCCATGATTACACGGCGCTAGAATTGCTTGGTGGTGATGAAAAGCTGGCAGAAGAATTTGCTGATGGTGAGTTTGCAACGCTGTACCTATCGCCAAGCGACTACCACCGCGTACACATGCCATGTGATGGCACGTTACGTCAGATGATTTATGTACCTGGTGATCTGTTCTCAGTGAATCCACTAACTGCAGAAAATGTACCCAACCTATTTGCTCGTAACGAACGTGTCGTGTGCATTTTTGACACTGAGTTTGGCCCGATGGCACAAGTACTGGTTGGTGCAACCATCGTTGGTAGCATTGAACAAATCTGGGCAGGCACGGTGACGCCACCACGTGGCAACACCGTGTATCGTTGGGACTACCCTGCAGAGGGTGACAAATCTGTGATGTTGAAAAAAGGCGAAGAGATGGGTCGTTTTAAACTTGGCTCAACAGTTATCAACTTATTTGCAAAAGACAGCATCCACTTCGATGACAGCATGAAACTGGGTGAGAAAACCGTTTTAGGCACCGCCTACGCCCATCGCAAATAA
- the hemE gene encoding uroporphyrinogen decarboxylase — MTELKNDRYLRALLKQPVDYTPVWMMRQAGRYLPEYKATRAQAGDFMSLCRNAELASEVTIQPLRRFPLDAAILFSDILTIPDAMGLGLRFETGEGPVFDKPITCKADVDKIGIPDPEGELQYVMNAVRQIRKDLQGEVPLIGFSGSPWTLATYMVEGGSSKAFTKIKKMMYAEPQTLHLLLDKLADSVIEYLNAQIKAGAQSVMVFDTWGGVLTPRDYNLFSLQYMHKIVDGLIRENEGRRVPVTLFTKNGGMWLEQIAATGCDAVGLDWTINIADAKARIGDKVALQGNMDPSMLYASPERIREEVSSILEGFGDAGTGHVFNLGHGIHLDVPPENAGVFVEAVHELSKPYHK, encoded by the coding sequence ATGACAGAATTGAAAAATGATCGTTATCTACGCGCGCTTTTAAAACAGCCAGTAGATTACACCCCAGTATGGATGATGCGCCAAGCAGGTCGTTACCTACCTGAATACAAAGCAACGCGCGCCCAAGCGGGTGACTTTATGTCGCTTTGTCGCAATGCAGAACTCGCTTCTGAAGTGACGATCCAACCATTACGTCGCTTCCCGCTAGACGCGGCAATTTTGTTTTCTGATATTTTGACTATTCCCGATGCAATGGGACTTGGTCTGCGTTTCGAAACGGGTGAAGGCCCAGTGTTTGATAAGCCGATCACTTGTAAAGCTGACGTAGACAAGATTGGTATTCCAGATCCTGAAGGTGAGCTGCAATACGTAATGAATGCCGTGCGTCAGATCCGCAAAGATCTGCAAGGTGAAGTACCATTGATTGGTTTCTCTGGTAGTCCATGGACACTGGCGACTTACATGGTTGAAGGTGGAAGCTCGAAAGCGTTCACTAAGATCAAGAAGATGATGTATGCAGAGCCTCAGACACTTCACCTATTGTTGGATAAGCTAGCAGATAGCGTTATTGAGTACCTGAATGCGCAAATCAAAGCTGGCGCGCAGTCTGTTATGGTATTTGATACTTGGGGTGGCGTTCTTACTCCGCGTGATTACAACCTATTCTCACTACAGTACATGCACAAGATCGTCGATGGTCTGATTCGTGAAAATGAAGGCCGTCGTGTACCAGTAACACTATTCACCAAAAACGGTGGTATGTGGCTAGAGCAAATCGCAGCAACAGGCTGTGATGCTGTGGGTCTAGACTGGACCATCAACATCGCTGACGCTAAAGCGCGTATCGGCGATAAAGTGGCACTGCAAGGTAACATGGATCCATCGATGCTGTACGCTTCACCTGAGCGTATTCGTGAGGAAGTGTCATCAATCCTTGAAGGCTTTGGTGATGCAGGTACTGGCCATGTATTTAACTTGGGTCACGGTATCCATTTGGATGTACCGCCAGAAAATGCGGGTGTGTTCGTTGAAGCGGTACACGAGCTTTCAAAACCTTACCACAAGTAA
- a CDS encoding SLC13 family permease, giving the protein MKKIHYGTIIKLLVCFGLPLAVLFMPIDSIPIDDLTLIQHRLLAIFLLAALLWVLEPIPVFATSILIIALELIMISNKGLHLFRNPPAGHDFGELVAYTDIFGAFSSPIIILFMGGFALAISASKYELDNNLARVLLKPFGTQPRFIMLGLMLITAIFSMFMSNTATTVMMLALLGPIVASAPKGDLGVKALVLCIPISANTGGIATPIGTPPNAIALQYLTGDNTIDFLQWMMMGLPFVIVQLTIAWFLLQKLFPSQQKEMELKLNGTFQKNWRAMTVYATFAVTILLWMTTKLHGMNTYVVAIIPLAVFTVTGIMGKEELKLINWDVLWLVAGGIAIGIGLDKTGLAFALAHAIDYESLSPMAVIITMSLVCWVMANFMSNTATANLLMPIAAAIGVSMQTLDMQNLLVVVAFSASLGMILPVSTPPNSLAYSTGLIESKDMAKTGVIIGVIGLSIVYIANWILS; this is encoded by the coding sequence ATGAAAAAGATTCATTACGGCACCATAATCAAGCTCTTAGTCTGTTTTGGGCTGCCGCTCGCGGTTCTGTTTATGCCCATTGATTCTATCCCTATTGACGATCTTACTCTTATCCAACATCGACTTCTTGCCATCTTCTTACTCGCTGCTCTTTTGTGGGTGTTGGAGCCCATCCCTGTCTTTGCTACATCGATATTAATCATCGCCCTTGAGCTGATCATGATCTCCAATAAAGGGTTGCATCTATTTCGGAATCCACCAGCCGGTCATGATTTTGGTGAACTTGTCGCTTATACCGATATTTTTGGAGCCTTCTCCTCACCGATCATCATTCTCTTTATGGGTGGTTTTGCCTTGGCAATTTCTGCCTCTAAATATGAGTTGGACAACAACTTAGCCCGGGTGCTACTCAAACCATTTGGCACCCAACCACGCTTTATCATGCTGGGCTTAATGTTGATCACCGCAATCTTCTCAATGTTTATGTCAAACACTGCCACCACAGTAATGATGCTTGCACTATTGGGGCCAATCGTTGCCTCTGCCCCTAAAGGCGATCTTGGAGTGAAAGCATTGGTGTTGTGTATTCCTATTTCAGCCAATACCGGCGGTATCGCAACCCCTATTGGTACCCCGCCAAATGCCATTGCTTTGCAATATTTAACCGGTGACAACACCATCGACTTTTTGCAATGGATGATGATGGGACTCCCTTTTGTCATTGTGCAATTGACTATCGCTTGGTTCTTACTGCAAAAACTTTTCCCTTCTCAACAAAAAGAGATGGAGTTAAAGCTTAATGGTACGTTCCAAAAAAACTGGCGAGCCATGACGGTATACGCCACTTTTGCCGTGACCATTCTATTGTGGATGACCACCAAGCTACACGGCATGAACACTTATGTGGTGGCGATTATTCCGTTAGCGGTGTTTACCGTTACTGGCATCATGGGCAAGGAAGAGCTCAAACTGATCAACTGGGATGTATTGTGGTTAGTAGCCGGTGGTATTGCGATAGGTATTGGCCTTGATAAAACAGGCTTAGCATTCGCACTTGCGCATGCAATCGACTATGAGTCACTATCACCAATGGCAGTGATCATTACCATGTCTTTAGTGTGCTGGGTAATGGCAAACTTCATGTCCAATACCGCAACCGCTAACCTTTTAATGCCAATTGCGGCGGCAATTGGGGTATCAATGCAAACGCTAGATATGCAAAATTTACTGGTTGTTGTCGCCTTCTCGGCATCACTCGGTATGATTTTACCGGTCTCTACGCCACCAAACTCTTTGGCTTATTCTACAGGCCTGATTGAGAGCAAAGATATGGCGAAAACCGGTGTCATCATCGGTGTGATTGGTCTATCGATCGTTTATATCGCCAACTGGATCCTTTCATAA
- a CDS encoding TetR/AcrR family transcriptional regulator has product MKTRDKIVLAALDLFNEHGERNITTNHIAAHIDISPGNLYYHFRNKQEIVREIFALYSNELLERFAPISVQQESLVMLKRYLNSIFTLMWKYRFFYANLPEILQRDEDLHQDYIVVQEKLQANLVSIMADFVSLGLLNVSPSDMKAQVRTLHLIATSWLSYQSAMSTKTQITEDVIHRGMLQMISVVKPQATETGLEQLQLLEEGVKAMHA; this is encoded by the coding sequence ATGAAGACGCGCGATAAAATAGTTCTAGCGGCGCTCGATCTTTTTAATGAGCATGGTGAGCGAAATATCACGACCAATCATATTGCCGCGCATATTGATATTAGTCCGGGTAACCTCTACTACCACTTTCGTAACAAGCAAGAAATCGTGCGAGAAATCTTTGCTTTGTACTCAAATGAACTGCTTGAGCGTTTTGCCCCGATATCAGTCCAGCAAGAGAGTTTGGTGATGTTAAAACGTTACCTCAACTCGATTTTCACTTTGATGTGGAAGTACCGTTTTTTCTACGCCAACCTACCTGAAATACTGCAGCGTGATGAAGACTTGCACCAAGACTACATTGTGGTTCAGGAGAAGCTGCAGGCGAATCTTGTGAGTATCATGGCTGACTTTGTCTCATTGGGTTTACTTAATGTCTCTCCTAGTGATATGAAGGCGCAAGTTCGTACTTTGCATTTGATCGCGACCAGTTGGTTAAGTTACCAGTCGGCGATGTCGACCAAGACTCAAATCACTGAGGATGTGATTCACCGAGGTATGCTGCAAATGATCTCCGTCGTGAAGCCACAAGCAACGGAAACTGGCTTGGAGCAACTGCAATTACTAGAAGAAGGCGTCAAAGCAATGCACGCTTGA
- a CDS encoding murein hydrolase activator EnvC family protein: protein MTLSAESKFRRRFTLLLVTLSCTSALALSPVSAANQNELSGVKGEISRQKQSLSSQQKKLDDLQKSLKNQELSINNLEREIKQTKSSLGQTNQNIASLDNKVSALQTQKKAQSEKLIQLLQTYYVTERAKSPTNVLSQNADDDRISHYFQHLAKQRAETIEKLENTARDLEQSEQQLLLEKQQLTKLLEQQTNKREQLSKAQSQRKGTVSKIQKSISSDRVYLSELQRNEARLKAEIAKAAKRNAVPMDGLARQKGKLPWPVKGRVLNSYGSRQTGQINWKGMVIQANYGQAVKAVYSGTVVFADYLRGYGLVVLLDHGKGDMTLYGFNQSLLKKEGDKVAAGEQIALAGDTGGQEQASLYFEIRRNSKTQDPIAWLKRR from the coding sequence ATGACACTTTCAGCCGAATCCAAATTTCGTCGCCGCTTTACCCTGCTACTTGTCACGCTGTCTTGCACTAGTGCGTTAGCTTTATCACCTGTATCTGCCGCGAACCAAAACGAATTATCTGGGGTTAAAGGTGAGATTTCACGTCAAAAACAAAGCTTAAGCTCACAACAGAAAAAGCTCGACGATCTGCAAAAGTCACTTAAAAACCAAGAACTAAGCATCAACAACTTAGAGCGAGAGATAAAACAGACCAAATCTTCGCTAGGTCAGACAAATCAGAACATTGCTTCACTAGATAACAAGGTTTCAGCGCTACAAACACAAAAAAAAGCGCAAAGTGAAAAGCTTATCCAATTGCTACAAACCTACTACGTGACTGAGCGAGCAAAATCACCGACTAACGTTTTATCGCAAAATGCGGATGATGATCGCATTAGCCACTACTTTCAACATCTTGCAAAGCAACGTGCTGAGACGATAGAGAAACTTGAAAATACGGCGCGAGATCTAGAGCAAAGTGAACAACAACTGTTACTCGAAAAACAACAACTGACGAAGTTACTTGAACAACAAACCAATAAACGCGAGCAGCTAAGCAAAGCCCAGTCACAGCGCAAAGGTACTGTAAGTAAAATTCAAAAAAGCATTTCCAGTGATCGAGTCTATCTCTCTGAACTGCAACGTAATGAAGCGCGTTTAAAAGCAGAGATAGCAAAAGCAGCGAAACGCAATGCTGTACCAATGGATGGACTCGCACGCCAAAAAGGCAAACTACCATGGCCTGTAAAGGGCAGAGTTCTTAATAGCTACGGCTCACGACAAACCGGGCAAATTAATTGGAAAGGTATGGTGATTCAGGCCAACTATGGTCAAGCGGTCAAAGCGGTTTACTCTGGCACCGTCGTCTTCGCCGATTACCTACGTGGTTATGGTTTAGTGGTGCTACTCGACCACGGTAAAGGGGATATGACGCTGTACGGATTTAACCAAAGTCTATTGAAGAAAGAAGGTGATAAGGTCGCCGCTGGCGAGCAAATCGCGCTGGCCGGTGATACCGGAGGTCAAGAACAAGCCTCACTCTACTTTGAAATTCGCCGTAACAGTAAAACCCAAGACCCTATTGCTTGGCTTAAACGCCGCTAG
- the rsgA gene encoding small ribosomal subunit biogenesis GTPase RsgA has product MAKKKKLTKGQVRRVRSNQKRKLTKEESVQWDESMLGGSKSGLVITRFGQHADIEDSESGDIHRCNLRRGIETLVSGDKVIWRPGLESMDGISGVVEAVEPRSSVLTRPDYYDGLKPVAANIDQMVIVSSVLPELSLNIIDRYLVASETLGIAPLIVLNKVDLLEDEQRETYRQWLNEYERIGYKVQFVSKKSGEGIAELEQALRDRINIFVGQSGVGKSSLVNALMPELEIEEGAISENSGLGQHTTTAARLYHIPSGGDLIDSPGVREFGLWHLEAEEVTKAFIEFKPYLGGCKFRDCKHLDDPGCILREAVENGEVSETRFENYHRILESMTENKANRQYSRSKKADL; this is encoded by the coding sequence GTGGCAAAAAAGAAAAAGCTAACCAAAGGTCAAGTACGACGCGTTCGTAGCAATCAAAAACGCAAGCTGACAAAAGAAGAAAGCGTCCAGTGGGACGAGTCGATGCTGGGCGGTTCAAAATCCGGTCTTGTCATCACCCGATTTGGTCAACATGCCGATATTGAAGACAGCGAAAGCGGTGACATTCATCGCTGTAACTTGCGTCGTGGTATTGAAACACTTGTTTCTGGCGATAAGGTTATCTGGCGTCCAGGTTTAGAATCAATGGATGGTATTTCAGGTGTGGTTGAAGCCGTTGAACCACGTAGCTCAGTATTAACGCGCCCAGATTACTACGATGGTCTAAAACCGGTTGCCGCGAACATCGACCAAATGGTGATTGTCTCTTCGGTGCTACCAGAATTATCACTCAACATTATCGACCGTTACCTAGTGGCGTCGGAGACTCTGGGCATCGCACCACTGATTGTACTGAACAAAGTCGACTTACTAGAGGACGAGCAACGTGAAACCTATCGCCAATGGCTGAATGAATACGAGCGTATCGGTTACAAGGTTCAATTTGTCAGTAAGAAGAGTGGCGAAGGCATCGCTGAATTGGAGCAAGCATTGCGTGACCGCATCAATATATTTGTTGGTCAATCAGGTGTGGGTAAATCAAGCTTAGTCAACGCGTTAATGCCTGAACTCGAGATTGAAGAAGGCGCCATTTCAGAAAACTCTGGATTGGGCCAACACACCACGACCGCCGCTCGCCTTTATCATATTCCTTCTGGCGGCGATCTAATTGACTCTCCAGGGGTGCGCGAATTTGGTTTGTGGCACTTAGAAGCCGAAGAAGTGACTAAAGCGTTTATCGAATTTAAACCGTACCTTGGTGGCTGTAAGTTCCGAGACTGTAAGCACTTGGATGATCCTGGCTGTATTTTGCGTGAAGCGGTTGAGAATGGCGAGGTGAGCGAAACACGTTTCGAAAACTACCATCGCATTCTAGAAAGCATGACGGAGAACAAAGCGAACCGCCAATACTCACGCAGCAAAAAAGCGGACCTCTAA